The following coding sequences are from one Bifidobacterium sp. window:
- a CDS encoding YbhB/YbcL family Raf kinase inhibitor-like protein: MRISTDFTQIPDQYGKYADASGRIDGVPVVSFPFRLEDIPQDCTVLHWELVDPDSIPVCGFQWIHWAVANALISEIGHKSATVSIPADFSRTQRTIAPSAIQGRTSAASPFVGNSDPEIIMNYNGPQPPDHAHDYLLRVWAGTHKLEGLRRGFWLNGLQRALREADAYRVSATVLLSSRA, encoded by the coding sequence ATGAGAATTTCCACTGATTTCACGCAGATACCAGATCAATATGGCAAGTATGCGGATGCATCAGGGCGTATAGATGGTGTGCCGGTAGTCTCGTTCCCCTTTAGGCTTGAGGATATTCCTCAAGACTGTACAGTGCTGCATTGGGAATTGGTGGATCCAGATTCGATTCCGGTGTGTGGCTTCCAATGGATTCATTGGGCTGTAGCCAACGCGTTGATATCTGAGATTGGACACAAATCAGCTACGGTGTCTATTCCTGCCGATTTTTCACGCACTCAGCGAACAATTGCCCCTTCAGCAATACAAGGACGTACTTCAGCTGCATCGCCTTTTGTTGGTAACAGCGACCCAGAGATCATTATGAATTACAACGGACCGCAACCGCCAGATCATGCGCACGATTATCTGTTGCGTGTATGGGCGGGTACTCACAAGCTTGAGGGATTACGTAGAGGTTTTTGGCTCAATGGTCTGCAGCGCGCTTTGCGCGAAGCAGACGCTTATCGTGTAAGTGCCACTGTGCTCTTGTCAAGTAGAGCGTAA
- a CDS encoding C69 family dipeptidase, protein MPCTTILVGKNVSYDGSTIIARNEDSSDGEFTAKRFVVVRPEDQPRKYTSVISHLSIDLDLEYAKQKPLRYTAMSDAVQKQGVWAEAGVNAENVAMSATETITSNERVLGADPLVEYVAARGREGEADYQAETAGGIGEEDMVTLVLPYIHSARDGVLKLGALLERYGTYEMNGIAFSDVDEIWWLETVGGHHWIAKRVPDEAYVTMPNQLGIDEFDIEDAFGEQESHLCSEDLREFIESNHLDVAVEHESLFNPRDAFGSHSDSDHVYNTPRAWYMQRYLNPYDEVWDGPDAVHTPMSDDIPWGRQPERKITIEDIRYVLASHYQGTQYDPYGNQGDEKTRGMFRPIGINRNSQLAVMQIRPDRPESCRSLQWIAYGSNAFNTLVPFFANVEHTPEYLEGTTDRVTTENFYWANRIIAALCDHSYASTANAVESYRQKTGAEGYRIVAAADEQVARLGSSDTSTANSEVHEILEASNTALTQRLKKETDALLSAVLYTVSMDMHNSFRMSDN, encoded by the coding sequence ATGCCCTGCACCACAATTCTGGTAGGCAAAAATGTCAGCTATGACGGGTCTACGATTATCGCCCGCAATGAAGATTCAAGTGATGGAGAATTCACTGCAAAGCGTTTTGTGGTGGTGCGTCCTGAAGATCAGCCACGCAAATATACCAGCGTCATCAGTCACTTAAGCATTGATTTAGATCTTGAGTACGCGAAGCAAAAGCCTTTGCGCTACACCGCGATGTCTGATGCAGTTCAAAAACAAGGTGTCTGGGCTGAGGCTGGAGTTAATGCTGAAAATGTGGCTATGAGCGCCACAGAGACAATTACCAGTAATGAGCGTGTGCTCGGCGCTGACCCGCTGGTTGAATATGTGGCCGCTCGCGGTAGGGAAGGCGAAGCAGATTATCAAGCCGAAACCGCGGGAGGTATCGGTGAAGAAGATATGGTCACCCTAGTCCTGCCCTACATTCATTCTGCTAGAGACGGCGTGCTTAAGCTCGGTGCTTTGCTTGAACGCTATGGTACATACGAGATGAATGGCATAGCGTTCAGCGATGTCGATGAAATCTGGTGGCTGGAAACAGTAGGGGGCCATCACTGGATTGCCAAAAGAGTTCCAGACGAAGCATATGTGACTATGCCGAACCAGCTAGGTATTGATGAATTCGATATAGAGGACGCTTTCGGTGAGCAGGAGTCTCATCTATGCTCCGAAGATTTGCGCGAATTTATCGAAAGCAATCACCTTGATGTAGCTGTTGAGCACGAGTCACTCTTCAATCCTCGCGATGCTTTTGGGTCGCATTCAGATTCGGATCATGTGTATAACACGCCGCGGGCTTGGTATATGCAGCGATACTTGAATCCTTATGATGAAGTATGGGACGGCCCCGATGCTGTTCACACGCCGATGTCGGATGATATTCCTTGGGGACGCCAGCCTGAGCGCAAAATTACTATAGAAGATATTCGTTATGTATTGGCATCGCACTATCAAGGCACTCAATACGATCCCTACGGCAATCAGGGTGACGAGAAGACGCGCGGCATGTTTCGCCCAATTGGTATCAACCGCAACAGCCAGCTGGCGGTGATGCAAATTCGCCCTGATCGCCCAGAATCGTGCCGTTCTCTGCAATGGATTGCTTATGGTTCTAACGCCTTTAATACTTTGGTACCGTTCTTCGCCAATGTGGAGCACACTCCTGAATATCTTGAGGGCACAACTGACCGAGTGACAACAGAAAACTTCTACTGGGCCAATAGGATTATCGCGGCGCTGTGCGATCACTCATATGCCAGCACTGCAAATGCTGTAGAAAGCTACAGACAAAAAACCGGTGCCGAAGGTTACCGTATTGTCGCCGCTGCAGATGAGCAAGTTGCACGACTTGGATCCTCCGATACATCCACGGCTAATAGTGAAGTTCATGAGATTCTAGAAGCATCTAATACTGCGCTCACGCAGCGTCTGAAGAAAGAGACTGATGCTCTGCTCAGCGCTGTGTTATACACCGTGAGCATGGATATGCACAATAGCTTCCGCATGTCCGATAATTAA
- a CDS encoding formate--tetrahydrofolate ligase yields MSTYESYVTQYGQVKKIDAFAYMKYLDEHPQEPRKHGKVVLVTADTPLKASRGEGKTTTTIALIDALRERGVDAAAVLRQPSMGITAAGSKGGASGGGKASLTHPELIDWGLCGEMAAIAAAQNLLVAFAEKAIDDGRLDTILVPRVSETPSRSLRQISVDRGKGDIPERMVLTPTCELMQIVVLSRSMEEIAQRVSAMVAGTLDGKPVVFGDFIDLWRITNILADAVKPALTETKQGSPVYVHCGPFANVSIGIPSLVSVELACARHDVVIVEAGYGTDAGAQKWLDIAAREFGAQWPAAAVVVTRATTWRDDPKLRWRYPFHINRLEGLGLSAFPLINLWEGEDDQVPQLREQAADLGFRKPIVGNLFRDGGDALADQLDDFIEAIHTSGDTATKESLESHRGMDTLADVKWIIRSAYGVPEERVILRDGFEQSLQTAHELCTSLGKTLEDMAVVAVKSPATMTDDDSAAEQDRTVTLKKVEVHAGADLVQVNLTSSLTTPMPKIV; encoded by the coding sequence ATGAGCACCTACGAGAGCTACGTCACCCAATACGGACAGGTCAAGAAGATTGATGCCTTCGCGTATATGAAGTATCTGGATGAGCATCCCCAGGAGCCAAGAAAACACGGCAAAGTGGTGCTAGTAACTGCAGACACTCCTCTTAAAGCTTCACGGGGTGAGGGCAAGACCACAACAACTATCGCGCTGATTGACGCTCTTCGCGAGCGTGGTGTTGATGCGGCAGCTGTGCTGAGACAGCCAAGTATGGGCATTACCGCAGCAGGCTCAAAAGGTGGCGCATCCGGAGGTGGCAAGGCTTCATTAACGCATCCCGAATTGATTGATTGGGGTCTGTGCGGCGAGATGGCTGCAATTGCCGCTGCACAGAACTTGCTAGTGGCTTTCGCGGAAAAAGCTATTGATGATGGTCGTCTTGACACGATTTTGGTGCCTCGGGTGTCTGAAACTCCTTCACGTTCATTACGACAGATCTCAGTAGATCGTGGCAAAGGTGATATTCCAGAGCGAATGGTGCTCACGCCAACATGTGAGCTCATGCAAATCGTGGTGCTTTCACGCAGTATGGAGGAGATCGCGCAGCGAGTGTCTGCGATGGTTGCTGGCACTCTCGATGGTAAGCCTGTTGTATTCGGAGATTTCATTGATTTATGGCGCATCACCAACATCCTTGCTGATGCTGTTAAGCCTGCACTGACCGAAACGAAGCAAGGCTCGCCTGTGTATGTTCACTGCGGTCCGTTCGCGAATGTCTCTATCGGTATTCCGAGCTTGGTATCTGTGGAATTAGCGTGTGCGCGACATGACGTGGTGATTGTCGAAGCTGGTTATGGTACAGATGCAGGTGCACAAAAATGGCTTGACATCGCTGCTCGTGAATTCGGTGCTCAATGGCCTGCTGCTGCTGTGGTGGTGACTAGAGCAACAACATGGCGCGATGATCCTAAGCTTCGCTGGCGCTACCCATTCCATATCAACCGTCTTGAGGGACTGGGACTATCTGCCTTCCCTCTGATTAATCTTTGGGAGGGTGAGGATGATCAAGTCCCTCAGCTGCGTGAGCAAGCTGCCGATCTTGGCTTCCGCAAACCCATCGTTGGTAATCTCTTCCGTGATGGTGGAGATGCGCTTGCTGATCAACTGGATGACTTTATTGAGGCTATCCATACCAGCGGTGATACTGCGACAAAAGAATCGCTGGAAAGTCACCGAGGAATGGATACTCTAGCAGATGTGAAATGGATTATTCGTAGCGCCTACGGTGTGCCAGAGGAGCGAGTAATACTTCGTGATGGGTTTGAGCAGTCGTTGCAAACAGCGCATGAGCTGTGCACTTCGCTAGGGAAAACACTTGAAGATATGGCAGTTGTTGCAGTTAAATCACCTGCCACAATGACTGATGATGACAGTGCTGCGGAACAGGATCGTACGGTGACCTTGAAGAAGGTTGAAGTGCACGCTGGCGCTGATTTAGTACAGGTGAATCTGACTTCATCGTTGACTACTCCTATGCCAAAAATAGTGTGA
- a CDS encoding glutamate--tRNA ligase family protein, with protein sequence MDIVKSIDESKLQRRVGRLAPSPTGRMHIGNVYAALAAWLDVRAVNGTLSLRIEDIDTYRVVPDADSWIMEDLDWLGLHWDNTVVYQSQRLNLYDAVFQYFQQQTLLSGEPLIYPCFCSRADIRAASAPNEGDGFSVYPGTCRHLDNAERQRRLVSGARHSWRIAVPMSPSDTQDVVIFADKIFGAQRFSLSKQLGDVIIRRSDGVYAYQFATAVDDWQMGVNTIVRGRDLLRSTAIQLWIREHCEGVNLQEFSSPATPAREVIAAHLPLIDGADGRRMAKRFASLDMQELRNAGRRPSEVIGLCAHLLGLTTSYKPTRAKDLLEAFSFSYLRNHQQDRKLSNAWGIDV encoded by the coding sequence GTGGATATCGTGAAATCAATTGATGAGAGTAAGTTACAGCGCCGTGTTGGCCGTTTGGCTCCTTCTCCGACAGGACGTATGCATATTGGAAATGTGTATGCTGCGCTGGCGGCGTGGCTCGATGTGCGAGCAGTCAACGGAACACTCAGCTTGCGTATTGAGGATATTGACACATATCGTGTGGTGCCAGATGCCGACTCGTGGATTATGGAAGATTTAGATTGGCTAGGGCTGCACTGGGATAATACTGTCGTATATCAATCACAGCGTTTGAACTTGTATGATGCGGTATTCCAGTATTTTCAACAGCAAACATTACTTTCCGGCGAGCCTCTGATCTATCCGTGTTTCTGTTCGCGTGCAGATATACGAGCGGCTTCAGCACCGAATGAAGGCGATGGTTTCTCGGTGTACCCGGGGACATGCCGGCATCTAGATAATGCTGAGCGACAACGCCGACTGGTATCTGGTGCGCGTCATTCATGGCGCATAGCTGTACCTATGTCGCCTTCGGATACTCAAGATGTAGTCATATTTGCTGACAAGATTTTTGGAGCACAGCGTTTTTCGCTATCCAAACAACTGGGTGATGTGATTATTAGACGTTCGGATGGCGTATATGCCTATCAGTTCGCTACCGCAGTGGATGATTGGCAAATGGGTGTTAACACTATTGTTCGTGGACGTGATCTACTCCGTTCAACGGCGATTCAGCTCTGGATACGAGAGCATTGTGAGGGTGTGAATCTTCAGGAGTTTTCAAGTCCGGCAACCCCTGCTCGCGAAGTCATTGCGGCGCATCTTCCGCTAATCGACGGTGCTGATGGACGAAGAATGGCGAAACGTTTTGCTTCTCTGGATATGCAAGAGTTGAGGAATGCAGGTCGTAGACCGAGTGAGGTCATTGGACTATGTGCGCACTTGTTGGGCTTAACGACGTCCTATAAGCCGACCCGTGCCAAGGATTTGCTTGAAGCCTTCTCATTTTCATACCTTCGCAATCACCAACAGGATCGCAAACTTAGCAATGCCTGGGGTATAGACGTCTGA
- a CDS encoding DUF3152 domain-containing protein produces MMRPFLEECRRVTRSCIAAISKVVKRCIISCKAMIYALHPKARERVTQDKSVDSATRVSRIRKIYRARKTFVVVVSALLCVLILIVAVSAFTGISNRHRAASTRAQSAVSTSAASQSSTPTQTEESSASATQSSSGSSSVLTQQQRDNIAAQALKTAQASGKTLHQYRYCVSGKGNVGDTQVFENAVFSILNSTQGWPRAGATFEYIAHESSSSSSADSSTQCDMTLIMAEASTMKSFSDGCSEDYSCRVNDEVIINLDRWNSATSDWLNAGGTVERYRKLVINHEVGHRLGHLDNEATCSVSGGPAPVMQQQSISLRGCSPNEWPLDSELWIS; encoded by the coding sequence ATGATGCGACCATTCCTCGAAGAATGCAGGCGTGTAACTCGTTCTTGTATTGCGGCTATCAGCAAAGTAGTCAAACGCTGCATTATCTCGTGCAAGGCAATGATCTATGCACTTCATCCAAAAGCCCGAGAGCGGGTCACACAGGATAAGTCAGTTGATAGCGCTACCCGAGTATCGCGTATTCGCAAGATTTATCGTGCACGCAAAACTTTTGTTGTCGTAGTTTCTGCACTGCTGTGTGTACTTATCCTCATTGTGGCTGTTTCGGCATTTACTGGCATATCCAATCGACATAGAGCTGCATCCACGCGTGCGCAGTCTGCTGTTTCAACAAGTGCTGCTTCACAGAGTTCGACTCCTACACAAACGGAAGAGTCTTCAGCAAGTGCGACGCAATCATCGTCAGGAAGTTCTAGTGTATTAACCCAACAACAGCGTGACAATATTGCAGCGCAAGCGTTGAAAACCGCACAGGCTAGCGGTAAAACACTCCATCAATATCGCTATTGCGTCTCAGGAAAAGGTAATGTTGGCGACACGCAAGTCTTTGAAAATGCAGTGTTTTCGATATTGAACTCAACGCAAGGGTGGCCAAGAGCAGGTGCGACTTTTGAGTATATTGCTCACGAATCATCGTCGAGTTCTTCTGCGGATTCAAGTACGCAGTGCGATATGACCTTGATTATGGCGGAAGCAAGTACGATGAAATCTTTCTCTGACGGTTGTAGTGAGGACTACAGTTGCCGAGTCAACGATGAAGTCATTATTAATCTAGATCGCTGGAATTCAGCTACAAGTGATTGGTTGAATGCTGGTGGAACCGTAGAACGGTACCGCAAGCTAGTTATTAATCATGAGGTTGGTCATCGCCTTGGGCATCTTGATAATGAGGCTACGTGCAGCGTCAGTGGTGGCCCTGCACCTGTTATGCAGCAACAGTCCATATCGTTGCGAGGATGTTCGCCTAATGAATGGCCGCTTGATTCAGAACTGTGGATATCGTGA
- a CDS encoding MIP/aquaporin family protein: MDYPLITRLAAECIGTALLMVFGNGAVANVELKATKGHHSGWLTIAMGYGFGVMFPVMMFGAVSGAQINPAMTIALAANGLFPWSEVAPYIVAQIIGAAVGQLIVYVTYYPHYRDTDSADAIFASFSTTDAAGSRSNYFLNEFFGTLILVLGALCSLSLPWGQKDPAVASLVVGFIVWGLVTSLGGPTGPGLNPARDLVPRVLHQILPISHKGSSRWKEAWIPVVAPIAGAIIGAWLFHAIFA; the protein is encoded by the coding sequence GTGGATTACCCACTGATAACCAGGCTCGCTGCAGAATGTATCGGAACAGCTCTACTTATGGTATTCGGCAATGGAGCCGTCGCCAATGTGGAACTCAAAGCAACGAAGGGTCATCATTCGGGATGGCTCACCATTGCTATGGGATATGGTTTCGGTGTGATGTTTCCCGTTATGATGTTCGGCGCAGTTTCGGGCGCACAGATCAATCCGGCAATGACGATTGCGCTCGCTGCTAATGGCTTATTCCCATGGAGTGAAGTTGCTCCGTATATAGTTGCTCAGATTATAGGTGCAGCAGTCGGTCAGCTCATCGTCTATGTAACGTATTACCCACACTATCGGGATACGGATTCAGCTGATGCGATTTTTGCCAGTTTTTCCACCACTGATGCTGCTGGTTCCCGTTCCAATTACTTTCTCAATGAGTTCTTTGGCACATTGATTTTGGTACTCGGTGCATTGTGCAGCCTGTCGTTACCATGGGGACAGAAGGATCCCGCTGTAGCTTCTTTGGTTGTTGGTTTCATCGTTTGGGGCTTGGTGACATCCTTGGGTGGTCCTACAGGACCTGGGCTTAACCCAGCTCGAGATTTAGTGCCACGTGTGCTGCACCAGATTCTGCCGATTTCTCATAAAGGCTCTTCTCGATGGAAAGAAGCGTGGATTCCTGTGGTGGCGCCAATTGCTGGCGCAATCATTGGCGCATGGCTATTCCACGCGATTTTTGCATGA